The genomic stretch ACTCCTTATTTAATGTATATGTTGTGTTTCATCTGGCACATGGGATACACCACAAAAATGTGTGTAGAACAGCATTACGAGTGTGCGAACATATTCTTTCACCTCTTCTAATGCTTCCATGAGTTCATTCTCATTCTCATCAGGTTCATAAGTTAAGCGCGCAATATCTTGTAAATCATCTAATGCTTCACCGATATCACCTTTTTCTTTATCAAGGGAGGGTAATACGATCCCTAAGCCGAGTAAAAAGTGATTTACCCATTCAGATAATGCATCTGCTTGAATAAAAACACTTTCTTCTTCGTTAGGTAATAACAGTTGAAAATTAAATTCTCCAATATCCGCAAGAGATTGTTTAATTTGTTTATATAAAGAGGTGACATCATTTAATAAACTGGTTGGATAGGTATGATCATCGTTTGTAAATTGAAAGAGTAA from Actinobacillus delphinicola encodes the following:
- a CDS encoding YecA/YgfB family protein, which translates into the protein MSKKISYTTLNTQLKQAGIPMTASELDGFLSGLLCGNVKDKDWQTLLFQFTNDDHTYPTSLLNDVTSLYKQIKQSLADIGEFNFQLLLPNEEESVFIQADALSEWVNHFLLGLGIVLPSLDKEKGDIGEALDDLQDIARLTYEPDENENELMEALEEVKEYVRTLVMLFYTHFCGVSHVPDETQHIH